From a single Micrococcales bacterium genomic region:
- a CDS encoding alpha/beta hydrolase, whose product MFSAPRSAGRAEKVRVAIGGVPQGMFISGSSPGRPVLLFVHGGPGMPEFWLTRRYPTGMEDLFTVVWWEQRGAGLSYSSAVRRESMTVERFIADTLEVTQYLRRRFSVDRVHLMGHSWGSFIGLQAAAASPELFRTYTGMGQITHQLRSEQESYRYLLAAYQARGDQRMVRRLEAAPVGEGVPLPAAYEALRDKAMHGLGVGTPREKVNLWRGKVFSRRSGLWDAMLSTDLTRLVPGLPLPAYYLHGKYDHTVSYDLARAYAGDFRGPRVGFYTFPQSAHSPALEEPERTLRILREDVLTGRTALADAL is encoded by the coding sequence ATGTTCTCTGCTCCGCGGTCCGCCGGCCGCGCCGAGAAGGTCCGGGTGGCCATCGGTGGGGTGCCGCAGGGCATGTTCATCAGCGGCAGTTCGCCCGGCCGTCCGGTACTGCTCTTTGTGCATGGCGGTCCGGGCATGCCCGAGTTCTGGCTCACCCGGCGCTACCCCACAGGAATGGAGGACCTGTTCACGGTCGTGTGGTGGGAGCAGCGGGGGGCGGGTCTGTCCTACAGCAGTGCGGTGCGTAGGGAGTCGATGACGGTCGAGCGGTTCATCGCGGACACCCTGGAGGTGACGCAGTACCTGCGCCGTCGCTTCTCGGTGGACCGGGTGCACCTGATGGGGCATTCGTGGGGCAGTTTCATCGGGCTGCAGGCGGCAGCGGCGTCACCGGAGTTGTTCCGCACCTATACCGGGATGGGCCAGATCACCCACCAACTGCGCTCGGAGCAGGAGAGTTACCGGTACCTGCTTGCTGCCTACCAAGCGCGAGGTGACCAGCGCATGGTCCGGCGGCTGGAGGCGGCTCCGGTCGGGGAAGGTGTCCCGCTGCCGGCGGCGTACGAGGCGCTTCGGGACAAGGCGATGCACGGTCTAGGGGTGGGCACCCCCCGCGAGAAGGTCAACCTCTGGCGGGGCAAGGTGTTCTCCCGCCGGTCAGGCCTGTGGGACGCGATGCTGAGCACCGATCTGACCCGGCTGGTTCCGGGCCTCCCACTGCCTGCCTACTACCTGCACGGGAAGTACGACCACACCGTCTCGTATGACCTGGCCAGGGCCTACGCAGGTGATTTTCGGGGTCCGCGGGTCGGCTTCTACACGTTCCCGCAGTCCGCTCACAGCCCCGCCCTCGAGGAACCGGAGCGAACGCTGCGCATCCTGCGTGAGGACGTTCTGACGGGGCGCACGGCCCTGGCCGACGCGCTCTGA
- a CDS encoding wax ester/triacylglycerol synthase family O-acyltransferase codes for MNRRTMSAVDHAWYRMDTPENLMMVHAIMWTDDPLDWDAVRSEVGDRMLERFPKFRQHPVPPSIPFGRAGWEDDPDFDIERHLIRHRLPDPGDEAIFAAYISSQIPLALDPAHPMWQVHFIDGYGTGSALLFRMHHSISDGITLTRVLLSLTTTGTQHAGFAEPQPARGALEQVTGLTLGIADQGLRTVRKPTRLIGAANATLRGTRRLVHLAMIPRKPRSALAGEVGAAKQVRWTEQWPLPDIKRISRGAGVTVNDVLLSVLADALGRYLREEGTPLDSVRVMVPVNLRPLDEPLTTDLGNVFGEYVVTLPTGEMTPADRLQRMHSIIEELKGSPEAFVAYLTLIAIGWMPDPVEDLSTRLFSGKVVATVSNVPGPKEQVHLAGTPVSGIIGWVPGAADVGLGVSMFSYTDRVLMGLIADARLIPDLDRLAAHLVAGLDDLRAATV; via the coding sequence GTGAACCGGCGCACGATGTCAGCGGTGGACCATGCCTGGTACCGCATGGACACCCCCGAGAACCTGATGATGGTGCACGCCATCATGTGGACCGATGATCCCCTCGACTGGGACGCGGTGCGCAGCGAGGTGGGTGACCGCATGCTCGAGCGGTTCCCCAAGTTCCGGCAGCACCCGGTACCCCCGTCGATCCCCTTCGGCCGCGCAGGCTGGGAGGACGACCCGGACTTCGACATCGAGCGACACCTCATCCGGCACCGACTCCCGGACCCCGGAGACGAGGCGATCTTCGCCGCGTACATCTCCAGCCAGATCCCCTTGGCCCTGGACCCGGCCCATCCCATGTGGCAGGTGCACTTCATCGACGGCTACGGCACCGGGTCGGCACTGCTCTTCCGCATGCACCACAGCATCTCCGACGGCATCACTTTGACCCGGGTCTTGCTGTCCCTGACCACCACGGGCACCCAGCACGCCGGCTTCGCGGAGCCACAGCCGGCCCGCGGAGCACTGGAGCAAGTGACCGGGCTGACGCTGGGCATCGCCGACCAGGGGCTGCGGACGGTGCGCAAACCGACCCGGTTGATCGGCGCGGCGAACGCCACCCTGCGCGGTACCCGGCGCTTGGTGCACCTTGCGATGATCCCGCGGAAACCACGCAGCGCCCTCGCCGGCGAGGTCGGCGCGGCCAAGCAGGTCAGATGGACCGAACAGTGGCCGCTGCCGGACATCAAACGGATCAGCCGCGGTGCCGGCGTGACCGTCAACGACGTGCTCCTGTCCGTACTGGCCGATGCTCTGGGCCGCTACCTGCGGGAGGAGGGCACGCCCCTGGACAGCGTGCGGGTCATGGTCCCGGTGAACCTCCGGCCACTTGACGAGCCCTTGACCACCGACTTGGGCAACGTGTTCGGGGAGTACGTCGTCACGCTGCCGACCGGCGAGATGACACCGGCCGATCGCCTCCAGCGGATGCACTCGATCATCGAGGAGTTGAAGGGCTCCCCGGAGGCGTTCGTCGCCTACCTCACCCTGATCGCGATCGGGTGGATGCCGGACCCGGTCGAGGATCTGTCGACACGGCTGTTCTCCGGCAAGGTGGTGGCGACGGTGAGCAACGTGCCCGGGCCGAAGGAGCAGGTCCACCTGGCCGGAACGCCGGTGTCCGGGATCATCGGCTGGGTGCCTGGCGCTGCGGATGTCGGCCTGGGCGTGTCCATGTTCTCCTACACCGACCGGGTGCTCATGGGGCTCATCGCCGACGCCCGGTTGATCCCCGACCTCGACCGCCTGGCTGCCCACCTGGTGGCCGGTTTGGACGATCTCAGGGCCGCGACGGTCTGA
- a CDS encoding Gfo/Idh/MocA family oxidoreductase, producing MDPIRVGVAGAGPWAGILHAPLMAAGPYTTLSAVYGRRRDAATQLSQQYGAHGTDDFDDFLRHCDAVAFAVPPDVQAQLAPVAAAAGKPLLLEKPIALTLADARAMVGSIDAAGVPTQLMLSKRYSSRIRHFLAEVRDFAVTGLRTSFVSGAFLPGSPFATPWRLREGAVLDVGPHVLDLMDAVGGRIDSISFTGDPLNVVSVTTVHEGGAIGQACISSVVPGDLWDLDVFGPGGILSAPPRDDGERAEIMVTIAEEFAHVVRSGRSHELDVHRGLYLQELMQG from the coding sequence ATGGATCCGATTCGCGTGGGCGTGGCCGGGGCTGGGCCCTGGGCGGGCATCCTCCACGCACCGTTGATGGCCGCCGGTCCCTACACCACCCTCTCGGCTGTGTACGGCCGACGGCGCGATGCGGCGACGCAGCTGTCGCAGCAATACGGCGCGCACGGCACCGACGACTTCGACGACTTCCTGCGGCACTGTGACGCCGTCGCTTTCGCGGTCCCTCCGGATGTGCAGGCACAGTTGGCGCCCGTCGCAGCGGCGGCCGGCAAGCCGCTGCTGCTCGAGAAGCCGATCGCACTCACGCTGGCCGATGCCCGCGCGATGGTGGGCTCGATCGACGCCGCCGGAGTGCCGACCCAGTTGATGCTCAGCAAGCGATACTCCTCGCGCATCCGGCATTTCCTCGCCGAAGTGCGCGACTTCGCCGTGACCGGCCTGCGCACGTCGTTCGTCTCGGGGGCATTCCTTCCCGGCAGTCCCTTCGCGACCCCGTGGCGCCTGCGGGAGGGGGCCGTGCTCGACGTCGGTCCGCATGTCCTGGACCTGATGGACGCCGTGGGTGGGCGCATCGACTCGATCTCCTTCACCGGCGACCCGCTGAACGTGGTGTCAGTGACCACGGTCCACGAAGGTGGCGCGATCGGGCAGGCGTGCATCTCGTCGGTGGTGCCGGGGGACCTGTGGGACCTCGACGTCTTCGGGCCCGGGGGCATCCTGTCCGCACCCCCCCGTGACGACGGCGAAAGGGCCGAGATCATGGTGACCATCGCGGAGGAGTTCGCGCATGTGGTCCGGTCCGGCAGGTCGCACGAACTCGACGTGCACCGCGGGCTCTACCTGCAGGAACTGATGCAGGGCTAG
- a CDS encoding DUF2752 domain-containing protein, whose protein sequence is MGPGLVPLGLVVALAVALSVRDPHQSGSWAVCPTRALLGVDCPGCGSLRGLHDLTHGNVAESIGHNALLIPGILFLIYAVFRRPGSRWAVAWGIAFAVFTVARNIPGSPLAA, encoded by the coding sequence TTGGGACCGGGTCTCGTGCCGCTGGGCCTCGTCGTGGCCCTCGCGGTGGCGTTGTCCGTTCGGGACCCGCACCAGTCCGGCTCCTGGGCCGTGTGCCCGACTCGCGCCCTGCTCGGAGTGGACTGTCCCGGTTGCGGGTCCCTGCGGGGCCTGCACGACCTCACGCACGGCAACGTCGCCGAGTCGATCGGGCACAACGCCTTGCTCATCCCCGGCATCCTGTTCCTGATCTACGCCGTGTTCCGGCGGCCGGGGTCGCGCTGGGCCGTGGCCTGGGGGATCGCGTTCGCGGTGTTCACCGTCGCCCGGAACATCCCCGGGAGCCCTCTGGCCGCGTGA
- a CDS encoding CD225/dispanin family protein, whose product MSYNAPPPPPPPPPGSMGGQPMGMQPKPDNNLVWAILTTLFCCLPFGIVAIVNASKVDSLYATGQYAEAQRAADNAKKWSIWAAAVGVIAIVGYLVFVVFLGVLAESSSY is encoded by the coding sequence ATGTCCTACAACGCACCTCCCCCACCGCCTCCCCCTCCGCCCGGCTCGATGGGCGGCCAGCCGATGGGGATGCAGCCGAAGCCTGACAACAACCTGGTGTGGGCGATCCTCACTACCCTGTTCTGCTGTCTGCCCTTCGGCATCGTCGCCATTGTCAACGCGAGCAAGGTCGACTCTCTGTACGCGACCGGTCAATACGCCGAGGCGCAGCGGGCGGCTGACAATGCCAAGAAGTGGAGCATCTGGGCCGCCGCGGTCGGTGTGATCGCGATCGTGGGGTACCTCGTCTTCGTGGTGTTCTTGGGCGTGCTCGCGGAGTCCAGCAGCTACTGA
- a CDS encoding decarboxylase encodes MPTDPRSLRGDAPLLDAWLRFQESAPTPFTIPGHKQRHDLVGDVVAGDVPLYGGLDTMKLSAGVLADAESRAARLWGADVCRFSTGGATHANQALALAVGGESGTVIVSRTLHRSLLIGLVLAGLTPVWVRPEVDAATGLPLGVAPETVRATIAAHPDARAVFVGDPSYVGTVGDVQGLADAAHAHDLPLIVDAAWAAHFGFHPDLPAHPLQLGADAMVTSAHKTLPAWSQAALVLARTERIDPARLDAGVEASATTSPAGAILASIDASRALLERDGRALLADAIAATRAARERLREVEGLTVLDGPGIDPVKLTLVLAGTGADGNAVEHDLIAAGLPVESADRDVLIAVVSLADTPQTLGLLADTIAASVERHRSAPRATVGPAAYSVEPTVAVPVREAFFAAAEAVGSDEALGRVSAELIAPYPPGIPVLAPGEEVTPAAMGALRGAQAAGVRIAYAADPTLSTIRVVRR; translated from the coding sequence ATGCCGACTGACCCGCGCTCGCTGCGCGGCGACGCCCCCCTGCTCGATGCGTGGCTGCGATTCCAGGAGTCCGCGCCCACTCCGTTCACCATCCCCGGGCACAAGCAACGCCACGATCTGGTGGGCGATGTCGTGGCCGGCGATGTGCCACTGTACGGCGGTTTGGACACGATGAAGCTCTCCGCGGGAGTGCTCGCCGACGCCGAGAGCCGGGCCGCCCGACTGTGGGGTGCGGACGTCTGCCGCTTCTCCACCGGCGGCGCGACACATGCCAACCAGGCACTGGCGCTGGCCGTCGGCGGTGAGAGCGGCACAGTCATCGTGAGCCGTACGTTGCACCGCTCACTGCTCATCGGACTCGTGCTAGCTGGACTGACGCCGGTGTGGGTCCGCCCCGAGGTGGACGCTGCGACGGGCCTGCCGCTCGGGGTCGCTCCGGAGACCGTGCGGGCGACCATCGCGGCCCACCCCGACGCCCGGGCTGTCTTCGTCGGCGACCCTTCCTACGTCGGCACCGTCGGGGATGTGCAGGGCCTCGCGGATGCGGCCCACGCACACGACCTCCCCCTGATCGTCGATGCCGCGTGGGCCGCGCACTTCGGCTTCCACCCCGATCTGCCCGCGCACCCCCTGCAATTGGGCGCCGATGCGATGGTCACCAGTGCGCACAAGACTCTGCCCGCCTGGAGCCAGGCCGCACTGGTGCTGGCACGGACCGAACGCATCGACCCTGCCCGGTTGGATGCCGGTGTGGAGGCGAGCGCGACGACGAGTCCTGCTGGCGCGATCCTGGCCAGCATCGACGCCTCCCGCGCCCTCCTCGAGCGCGACGGCCGGGCGCTGCTCGCCGACGCCATCGCGGCAACCCGCGCCGCGCGGGAACGGCTTCGCGAGGTCGAAGGTCTGACGGTGCTCGACGGCCCAGGTATCGATCCGGTCAAGCTGACCCTCGTACTGGCTGGAACGGGTGCCGACGGCAACGCGGTGGAGCACGACCTCATCGCGGCCGGTCTACCGGTGGAGTCCGCGGATCGCGACGTACTCATCGCAGTCGTATCGCTGGCCGATACGCCGCAGACCCTGGGCTTGCTCGCCGACACCATCGCCGCGTCGGTCGAGCGGCATCGCAGCGCCCCGCGCGCGACCGTCGGACCGGCGGCGTACTCCGTCGAACCGACGGTCGCCGTACCTGTTCGCGAGGCCTTCTTCGCAGCGGCCGAAGCGGTTGGCAGCGACGAGGCGCTGGGGCGGGTCAGCGCCGAACTCATCGCGCCCTACCCACCCGGGATCCCCGTACTCGCCCCCGGGGAGGAGGTCACGCCGGCGGCCATGGGGGCCCTGCGCGGCGCGCAGGCGGCCGGGGTACGGATCGCGTACGCGGCAGATCCCACGCTGTCGACCATCCGCGTGGTGCGGCGCTAA
- a CDS encoding LURP-one-related family protein, whose translation MFGRKDSHDGARFQLKEKLWSIGDDSWILDEHGERIFKVNGKALRIRRTLVIEPRDGGELYKIQERKLHIKDTMVIETPDGATAATVKEKLISPIRHRMEAELADGTELEITGNILDHEYEIKDGRQLVATVSKRWIRVRDTYGIEILPGRDQALLLAIAVCLDSMVGGD comes from the coding sequence ATGTTTGGACGCAAGGACTCCCACGACGGCGCGCGCTTCCAGCTCAAGGAGAAGCTGTGGTCGATAGGCGACGACAGTTGGATCCTCGACGAGCACGGGGAGCGCATCTTCAAGGTCAACGGCAAGGCCTTGCGCATCCGGCGCACGCTGGTGATCGAGCCGCGGGACGGTGGCGAGCTGTACAAGATCCAGGAGCGCAAACTCCACATCAAGGACACGATGGTCATCGAGACGCCGGACGGGGCGACGGCGGCGACGGTCAAGGAGAAGCTGATCTCCCCGATCCGTCACCGTATGGAGGCCGAACTGGCCGACGGGACAGAACTGGAGATCACCGGGAACATCCTCGACCACGAGTATGAGATCAAGGACGGCAGGCAACTCGTCGCCACGGTGAGCAAGAGGTGGATCAGGGTGCGGGACACCTACGGCATCGAGATCCTTCCGGGCCGCGACCAGGCGCTCCTCCTCGCCATCGCGGTGTGCCTCGACAGCATGGTCGGCGGCGACTGA
- a CDS encoding DUF222 domain-containing protein, with protein MALDVVDAAVGDLPDPEVLCAEERAGVMAKVALINNRVQAYLTRVAAVSDERGDSRVLGAGTTGTLVAAATGSTVQAGSAVVATGRELRGFPELSEAFDAGRVSAQHVSVVLQTTQGLKQRGQVVAAAVVLAAATDPRETRHVLQVVADAQGGEHGQLSHAEQRARRGVRLSARASGMWRLSGLLDDVEGARLAEVLGQFSAARDAGVDAGESLPQRRADALGAVAAAAAANRTPLGTSGLSVLIDVADLPAAERAVLADGAPITADTFDVLTCTMVCAVIFGTKTPGGFVPLMLGRTRRRASSAQWAALIARDRGCVRCGRSPRFCEAHHILHWRHGGLTDVSNLVLLCSRCHHDLHHGRFTVTMTPVGIPEIHTSRGPPAGVRA; from the coding sequence GTGGCGTTGGATGTGGTGGATGCTGCCGTGGGTGATCTGCCGGATCCGGAGGTGTTGTGTGCTGAGGAGCGGGCGGGGGTGATGGCGAAGGTCGCGTTGATCAACAACCGGGTGCAGGCGTATTTGACGCGGGTGGCCGCGGTCAGTGATGAGCGGGGTGATTCCCGGGTGTTGGGGGCGGGGACGACGGGCACGCTGGTGGCGGCGGCGACGGGGTCGACGGTGCAGGCGGGGTCGGCGGTGGTGGCGACCGGGCGGGAGTTGCGGGGTTTCCCGGAGTTGTCGGAGGCGTTCGATGCGGGGCGGGTGTCCGCCCAGCATGTGTCGGTGGTGTTGCAGACCACGCAGGGGTTGAAGCAGCGGGGGCAGGTGGTGGCCGCGGCGGTGGTGTTGGCGGCGGCCACGGATCCGCGGGAGACCCGGCATGTGTTGCAGGTGGTGGCCGATGCCCAGGGTGGTGAGCACGGGCAGTTGTCGCATGCGGAGCAGCGGGCGCGCCGGGGGGTGCGGCTCAGTGCCCGGGCGTCGGGGATGTGGCGGTTGTCGGGGTTGTTGGATGATGTGGAGGGGGCCCGGTTGGCGGAGGTGCTGGGGCAGTTCAGTGCCGCCCGGGATGCGGGGGTGGATGCCGGGGAGTCGTTGCCGCAGCGCCGGGCGGACGCGTTGGGCGCGGTGGCGGCCGCGGCGGCGGCGAACCGGACGCCGTTGGGCACGTCGGGGTTGTCGGTGCTGATCGATGTGGCGGACCTGCCGGCGGCCGAGCGGGCGGTGTTGGCCGATGGTGCCCCGATCACCGCCGATACGTTCGATGTGCTGACGTGCACGATGGTGTGTGCGGTGATCTTCGGTACGAAGACCCCTGGCGGGTTCGTGCCGTTGATGTTGGGTCGCACGAGGCGGCGTGCCAGCAGTGCGCAGTGGGCGGCGTTGATCGCCCGTGACCGGGGGTGTGTGCGGTGCGGGCGCAGCCCACGGTTCTGCGAGGCCCATCACATCCTGCATTGGCGTCATGGTGGTTTGACGGATGTGTCAAATTTGGTCCTTCTGTGCTCGCGTTGTCATCACGATCTGCACCACGGCCGGTTCACCGTCACGATGACCCCGGTCGGGATCCCCGAGATCCACACCAGCCGCGGACCACCGGCAGGTGTCCGGGCCTGA
- a CDS encoding NADP-dependent oxidoreductase — translation MARAVYYDQFGGPEVLRIGEVEPLPMGPDTVRIAVVGAGINPVDYKVMRGYLAEAFECRFPIVPGWDLAGTVLETGPSVPEMRPGDSVFAYARMDWIQHGTLADEVTLPIRHVVAAPSTIDLVHAAAVPLVGLTALQLVRRLDVRPGQTVLVHNASGGVGQFAVQLARLAGARVIGTASPANHDHLRDLGVEPVAYGPGMADEVRALAPDGIDVVADLIGGVLDACDALLAPGGLVGSIADARGALARNGVYVFVRPSRNGLTELAQLIDSGDLKVDIAATYPFEDAADAYRLLEGGHVRGKVVVIP, via the coding sequence ATGGCGCGCGCTGTTTACTACGACCAGTTCGGTGGACCGGAGGTCCTGCGGATCGGAGAGGTCGAACCCCTACCTATGGGGCCGGACACCGTGAGGATCGCTGTTGTCGGCGCCGGCATCAATCCTGTCGACTACAAGGTCATGCGGGGGTACCTCGCGGAGGCCTTCGAGTGCCGGTTCCCAATCGTCCCCGGCTGGGATCTTGCCGGGACGGTGCTGGAGACCGGCCCCTCGGTGCCGGAGATGAGGCCCGGGGACAGTGTGTTCGCCTACGCGCGGATGGACTGGATCCAGCACGGCACACTCGCCGATGAAGTGACCCTGCCCATCCGCCACGTCGTCGCAGCCCCCAGCACAATCGACCTGGTTCACGCTGCGGCGGTGCCGCTGGTGGGGCTGACGGCGCTGCAACTGGTACGACGCCTCGACGTCCGGCCCGGGCAGACTGTCCTGGTCCACAACGCCTCAGGTGGCGTGGGACAGTTCGCGGTGCAACTCGCGCGCCTGGCCGGCGCCCGGGTCATCGGCACAGCCTCGCCGGCCAACCACGATCATCTGCGCGACCTCGGGGTGGAGCCGGTGGCGTACGGCCCGGGCATGGCCGACGAGGTGCGGGCCCTGGCGCCCGATGGCATCGACGTGGTGGCCGACCTCATCGGCGGGGTGCTGGATGCCTGCGATGCGCTACTGGCACCCGGTGGTCTGGTGGGCTCCATCGCAGATGCCCGCGGAGCGCTGGCCCGCAACGGGGTCTACGTGTTCGTCAGGCCCTCCCGGAACGGCCTGACTGAACTTGCGCAGCTGATCGACAGCGGCGACCTGAAGGTGGACATTGCCGCAACGTATCCCTTCGAAGATGCAGCCGACGCCTACCGCCTTCTCGAAGGCGGGCACGTCCGCGGCAAGGTCGTCGTTATCCCCTGA
- a CDS encoding alpha/beta hydrolase, translating to MNPRSAPTGWPRRVPLGDLSLYVDVVGQGDPLVLMHGGPSADLWTLGAFRPCADQATLVFYDHRCNGRSTGVPVSTMTWGNLTADAEALREHLGFEKWSVLGHSFGGQVALEYTLRHPDRVSRLVLLDTGADALWAREKAPELLARRGYSPARVELVRRWFHGDFAPREYFPIFARISGAYMAGSGWRAAARLMAEGGWRSRMRPEALIYAGRHLMDGWSVVNRLSEITAPTLVIAGREDFIFPPTCQEQLAQGIPGAQLVLVDKAGHNPQDEQPAVVLPALRAFLSQPLPAG from the coding sequence ATGAACCCACGGTCAGCACCCACCGGGTGGCCCCGGAGGGTGCCGCTGGGAGACCTGTCGCTGTACGTCGACGTAGTCGGGCAGGGCGACCCGCTTGTGCTCATGCACGGCGGCCCGAGTGCCGACCTGTGGACCTTGGGGGCGTTCCGTCCCTGTGCCGATCAGGCCACCCTCGTCTTCTACGACCACCGGTGCAACGGCCGCTCCACTGGCGTACCGGTCTCGACGATGACGTGGGGCAACCTGACCGCGGACGCCGAGGCGCTCCGGGAGCACCTCGGCTTCGAGAAGTGGTCGGTGCTCGGACACTCGTTCGGGGGCCAGGTCGCCCTCGAGTACACCCTTCGCCACCCCGATCGCGTCTCCCGCCTGGTACTGCTCGACACCGGGGCCGACGCTCTATGGGCCCGGGAGAAGGCGCCGGAACTCCTGGCCCGCCGGGGGTACAGCCCGGCCCGGGTGGAACTGGTGCGGCGGTGGTTCCACGGGGACTTCGCTCCCCGGGAGTACTTCCCGATCTTCGCCCGGATCAGCGGCGCCTACATGGCCGGCAGCGGGTGGCGTGCCGCCGCTCGACTGATGGCCGAAGGCGGATGGCGCTCCCGGATGCGCCCGGAGGCGCTCATCTACGCCGGCCGACACCTCATGGACGGCTGGTCGGTCGTCAACCGCCTGTCGGAGATCACCGCGCCGACGCTGGTGATCGCCGGACGCGAGGACTTCATCTTCCCGCCCACGTGTCAGGAGCAGCTGGCCCAAGGCATCCCCGGAGCACAACTGGTCCTCGTCGACAAAGCGGGCCACAACCCCCAGGACGAACAACCGGCCGTCGTGCTGCCCGCGTTGCGCGCCTTCCTGTCCCAGCCACTGCCGGCAGGGTGA
- a CDS encoding rhodanese-like domain-containing protein yields MRLTPREADSAVRLGALLVDVRAESQRRRDGEIPDALVIDRTVFEWRLDPLSPSRIEPAVDRHAWVVVICNQGFSSSLAAATLLDMGFTRATDVIGGAQAWRAAGLPLVRVDEPTDGICWPR; encoded by the coding sequence ATGCGGCTTACACCGCGCGAAGCAGACAGCGCTGTGCGTCTCGGCGCTCTGCTCGTGGACGTCCGGGCAGAATCGCAACGCCGCAGGGACGGGGAGATTCCGGACGCGCTCGTCATCGACCGCACAGTGTTCGAGTGGCGGCTCGACCCGCTGAGCCCGAGCAGGATCGAGCCGGCGGTGGACCGCCACGCCTGGGTCGTGGTCATCTGCAATCAGGGCTTCTCCTCAAGCCTGGCGGCCGCGACGCTACTGGACATGGGATTCACACGCGCGACCGATGTGATCGGGGGTGCGCAGGCATGGCGGGCGGCGGGACTACCCCTGGTGCGCGTGGATGAGCCCACGGACGGCATCTGCTGGCCGCGGTGA
- a CDS encoding TetR/AcrR family transcriptional regulator — protein sequence MARYGSEHKEATRRRIVEAAGHRLKRDGIDGSGIATLMADAGLTNGAFYAHFDSKDDLVATVVGDQVGRQASEFSELPGGRAGLEVFVGEYLSPAHRDHPAAGCPSAALLDEVGRCTDATKKAYTAGTKAILDEICIRLRPDDPESAKGTALALFTMLVGSVQLARAVDDGKLSDAVLEQGVRNAQALIRGGANQQ from the coding sequence ATGGCGCGCTACGGCAGCGAGCACAAGGAAGCCACCCGTCGGCGTATCGTCGAGGCGGCTGGTCACCGGCTCAAGCGAGACGGCATCGACGGATCCGGCATCGCCACTCTGATGGCCGATGCCGGACTCACAAACGGCGCCTTCTACGCGCATTTCGACTCCAAGGACGACCTGGTCGCGACGGTCGTCGGGGACCAGGTTGGCCGACAGGCGTCGGAGTTCAGCGAACTGCCGGGCGGCCGCGCCGGGCTCGAGGTCTTTGTCGGCGAGTACCTGTCGCCTGCGCACCGGGACCATCCCGCCGCCGGCTGCCCGTCAGCGGCCCTTCTCGACGAAGTGGGCCGCTGTACCGACGCGACCAAGAAGGCGTACACGGCTGGCACCAAGGCGATCTTGGATGAGATCTGCATCCGCTTGAGGCCCGACGACCCCGAGTCTGCCAAGGGAACGGCGCTCGCGCTGTTCACGATGCTCGTGGGCTCGGTGCAACTCGCTCGGGCCGTAGATGACGGGAAACTGTCCGACGCCGTCCTCGAGCAGGGTGTTCGTAATGCCCAGGCCCTGATCCGCGGCGGGGCGAACCAGCAGTAG
- a CDS encoding alpha/beta hydrolase has product MTATTSYQDAATTTVDVGGTRFAYRDLGRRTGTPVIFLNHLAAVLDNWDPRVVDGIASQRRVITFDNRGVGASEGRTPSSIAAMANDAVAFIRALGLDHVDLLGFSMGGFVAQVIAEQHPDLVRKVILAGTGPAGGEGIDKVTLLTYLDVARGAVTFRDAKYYLFFTGTENGRSEARAFLKRLKERTENRDKAISVASFRAHLKAIHGWGDRQPTDLSRIRQEVFVANGDHDRMVPTQNSADLARRLPNAKLTIYPDAGHGGIFQHHASFVPEALDFLAAS; this is encoded by the coding sequence ATGACCGCCACCACCTCGTACCAGGACGCCGCCACCACGACAGTGGATGTCGGCGGCACGCGTTTCGCCTACCGGGACCTAGGTCGTCGGACCGGGACGCCGGTCATCTTCCTCAACCACCTCGCGGCGGTACTGGACAACTGGGATCCGCGAGTCGTCGACGGCATCGCCTCGCAGCGTCGGGTGATCACCTTCGACAACCGGGGCGTCGGTGCATCGGAGGGCAGGACACCGAGCTCGATCGCCGCGATGGCGAACGACGCCGTCGCTTTCATCCGGGCGCTTGGGTTGGACCACGTCGATCTGCTCGGATTCTCGATGGGCGGCTTCGTGGCTCAGGTCATCGCAGAACAGCACCCCGACCTCGTCCGCAAGGTCATCCTCGCCGGCACCGGCCCCGCGGGAGGCGAAGGCATCGACAAAGTCACGCTCCTCACCTACCTGGACGTGGCCAGGGGTGCTGTGACGTTCCGCGACGCGAAGTACTACTTGTTCTTCACAGGTACTGAGAACGGCCGGTCAGAGGCGCGAGCGTTCCTGAAGAGGCTGAAGGAGCGCACGGAGAACCGCGACAAGGCAATCTCCGTCGCCTCGTTCCGGGCCCACCTCAAGGCCATCCACGGCTGGGGCGACCGACAGCCGACCGATCTCTCGCGTATTCGGCAAGAGGTATTCGTCGCGAACGGCGACCACGACCGGATGGTGCCCACGCAGAACTCGGCGGACCTTGCGCGACGGCTGCCGAACGCCAAGCTCACGATCTACCCCGACGCCGGCCACGGCGGCATCTTCCAACACCACGCATCATTCGTCCCGGAAGCGCTGGACTTCCTCGCTGCCTCATAG